The Verrucomicrobiota bacterium genomic sequence GTCTTTTGTCCGTGGCCTGCGTTGGCTCACCCGTCACAGCCCGCTGCGGGGATGCTCCGGGCTCGCCGCCTTGGCCACAGCCAAAATCCCTCGCCGCAGGACCCCACGCAATTTTCAGACAGGCTCTGAAGGCGCCGGGCTCCGCGGATTGGCTGCAGATGGATTCAAGATTCTTCGGTGAGAATTTCGCGAGCGATCAAATCACCCATCTCCGCCGTGGAAAGCTTCCCGCCAAGGTCCGGTGTGCGGTTCGCCGGGGTCTCAAAAACCTTGGCGACAGCCTTGTGAATCTTGGCCGCGCCGCGTTGGGTCTCTGAATTTGACAGCCACTCCAGCATCAGGGCAACCGAAAGGATCGTGGCCACGGGATTCGCAATGCCCTTGCCGGCGATGTCCGGCGCGGTTCCGTGGGATGGTTGAAACACCGCGTGTCGCTCGCCGATGTCGCCGGAGGGAGCTATGCCCATTCCCCCGACGAGTCCCGCCGCAAGATCGGACAGAATGTCACCGAACATGTTCTCGGTGACGATTACATCGAAGCGCTGCGGGCGCTGAACCAGGTAAAGCGCCGCCGCATCCACATAGACTTTCTCGGTGCGAATGGACGGGAATTCCCAGCTCACTTCGTCGAAAATGCGGCGAAAAAATGCCATCGACGGCAGCACGTTCGCTTTGTCCACGAGCGTGACCAGCCCCCGGCGGCGAGTAGCCTCGCGGAAGGCGGCTCGGAAAATGCGCTCCGCCCCTTTGCGGGTGATCCGCATTGTGTCGGTGGCTTCGGAATCGTCAGCCGGCTTCCGGGCGAGGCGTCCGGAAAACAAGCCTTCGCAACTTTCGCGGAAGAGGACGAAATCAATTTCGCCAGCGCGGCAGGATTTGAGCGGCGTGTCGTTCGCGTGATAGAGGCGGATGGGACGCAAGCCGCAGAAAAGATCGAGCTTCTCGCGCAAATCGAGTTGCGGCGTCATTTCAAGCCCGTTCGGCCAGCGAACCTCCGGCAGCCCCATCGCGCCAAGGAGGATGGCGTGATGCTCACGGCAACGGGCAAGCGTGGCTGCCGGCAACGGATCGCCGTTGCGAAGGTATTCCCCGGCGCCGACCGAGAATTCTTCCAACTCAAACTTCACTTCCTTGAGACGCGATTCGACGGCGCGGAGCGCTTTAACGCCTTCGGCGATGACATCCGCGCCGATGCCGTCGCCCGGCAAAACTGCAATCTTGAATGTCATCGAGAGAGAATGAACGACTGGCGGGCGCGAATCCACACTAATGCGCCACCGCCGCTCGGGCGCAGTGCCAATTTGATGACAGGGATTCTCCTTTCCTCAAGTCCCTCAAGGGAGGTACGTCGTTAGCTCTCGTTGAGCGCCCAGGCTGGCGCCAGGCTCTACCGTTTGGTGAAGCGATAACCCCAAACCTGCGGAAAAGAGTTCCTCAGAGCCTGTCTGAAAAATGGGTGGAACGGGCTACCAGCCCGTGTTTGGCGGCAACCTGCCGCCAAAAGGCCCGGCGGACTGGTAGCCCGCCGCAACAGGCCGGTGGCCTGTTCCACCCAGAAGACAATTTTCAGACAGGCTCTCAAGAGTAGGGCAGGCATCCTGCTGCCGCTTGCCCGACTGGGTTTCCTCTGATACGCCTTGATGGGCAGGCTGGAAGCCTGCCCTACTTTGACGACTTGTGCTGCTCCGTTCCTCCTCACTTGCGTCTGCAATTGCCTTTTGTTTCGGGCAACTCGGCTCGGCCAGTTCGGCGACCGAAACTCGCCCGGGCCTGCTGGCTGAATATCAGTCCTTGAATCCACCGCCCGGCGCACCCCCGCTCCTCCGAGTGGACCCTAAGCCAGCCTTCAACTGGAGTGCGTCCAGCCCGCATCCTCGGATTCCTCCGGGGGCGTTTGGAGTGGTTTGGCGCGGTCAACTCGCGTTGAAAGAGGACGATTCGATTCGGTTCTTCGCCTTCCTCAGCGGTGAGCTCAGAATGGTCATCGACGGCGTGAATATCTTC encodes the following:
- a CDS encoding isocitrate/isopropylmalate dehydrogenase family protein; its protein translation is MTFKIAVLPGDGIGADVIAEGVKALRAVESRLKEVKFELEEFSVGAGEYLRNGDPLPAATLARCREHHAILLGAMGLPEVRWPNGLEMTPQLDLREKLDLFCGLRPIRLYHANDTPLKSCRAGEIDFVLFRESCEGLFSGRLARKPADDSEATDTMRITRKGAERIFRAAFREATRRRGLVTLVDKANVLPSMAFFRRIFDEVSWEFPSIRTEKVYVDAAALYLVQRPQRFDVIVTENMFGDILSDLAAGLVGGMGIAPSGDIGERHAVFQPSHGTAPDIAGKGIANPVATILSVALMLEWLSNSETQRGAAKIHKAVAKVFETPANRTPDLGGKLSTAEMGDLIAREILTEES